A region from the Candidatus Electrothrix scaldis genome encodes:
- a CDS encoding cobyric acid synthase yields the protein MSGHGGNTRELATRLGCQPEEILDFSANINPLGPPEYLWNLLAGRLEDIVQYPDPDSTELVQALAEQYQLAPEQIVPGNGTSDLLYACLRAVGANPSVRPCPSGRHRDLPLRPVIRRAVIPVPAYIDYRQACEQAGFEVVPLPLSSEDDFEPNLEQIATQMQDGDIVILGQPNNPTGRMIDRESLLTLADQHQDVLFLLDEAFAGFVAGYTSLAGSRENIITLCSLTKLFAVPGLRLGFLAASQELCQDIKRQLAPWSVNALAQAAGQAMIQDTEYVRNTQELIRGNRESLYRDLAAIPSLRVIPGAADFLLVQLKDKLTAMTATELADQLLQQAKIAIRACANYEGLDEQYFRVAVRSQEENDRLVIALREILLPKEQAYSTRCGSRIKKTPSLMLLGTGSDVGKSVLVAGICRILLQDGVRVAPFKAQNMSLNSYVTRDGGEMGRAQVVQAQACRLDPDVRMNPVLLKPSSDVGSQIIVHGKPVGNMRVADYVRYKEQAWQEVCRTYNELAADFDCIILEGAGSPGEVNLKSHDIVNMRMAQYSQSPALLVGDIDRGGVYASFIGHVAVMAPWERQLLAGFLVNRFRGDASLLADAHDFVEQRTGKPVLGVVPWLNNLGLPQEDSVSFKAGLYDSAEPAGEHVEIALIDLPHISNFTDLEPLLEEKDVWLRTVRRVDELGEPDCVILPGSKNVVGDLSWLAQSGLNKAIIQQAEQGCQITGICGGFQILGKTVTDPHGIEGEPGSMLRGLGLLDLVTELAADKTLTRREGVHLPSGQPVHGYEIHHGQSSSGESSVSKSLLSFTDGASCGAANQSGRIWGSYLHGIFDSDLFRRWFINTLRERKGLSPFTGKGAQYDLEPALDRLAAVLRQEINMDALYRLLKL from the coding sequence ATGAGCGGGCACGGTGGGAATACCAGAGAGCTCGCTACTCGTTTGGGATGCCAGCCGGAAGAGATCCTGGATTTCAGCGCTAACATCAATCCCCTTGGTCCGCCTGAGTATCTCTGGAATCTGCTGGCTGGCCGCCTGGAGGATATTGTCCAATATCCTGATCCAGATTCCACGGAATTAGTGCAAGCCCTTGCAGAACAATATCAATTAGCTCCCGAGCAGATTGTCCCAGGAAACGGCACCTCGGACCTGCTTTATGCCTGCCTGCGTGCTGTAGGGGCGAACCCCAGTGTTCGCCCTTGTCCATCGGGCAGACACAGGGATCTGCCCCTACGGCCTGTAATACGGCGGGCCGTGATTCCAGTTCCTGCCTATATCGATTATCGCCAGGCCTGCGAACAGGCTGGTTTTGAAGTTGTGCCTCTTCCTTTATCGTCGGAGGATGACTTTGAGCCGAACTTGGAACAGATCGCTACGCAAATGCAAGATGGCGATATCGTGATTCTCGGCCAACCCAATAATCCCACAGGTAGGATGATTGACCGGGAGTCCCTGCTGACCCTGGCAGATCAGCACCAGGATGTTCTTTTCCTCCTTGATGAGGCCTTTGCCGGATTTGTTGCAGGCTATACCTCCTTGGCCGGAAGCCGGGAAAATATCATCACCCTCTGCTCACTGACCAAACTCTTTGCTGTACCCGGCCTGCGACTGGGTTTCCTGGCCGCATCTCAAGAACTCTGCCAGGATATCAAGCGCCAGCTTGCCCCGTGGTCGGTGAACGCCTTGGCCCAGGCTGCTGGTCAAGCCATGATTCAGGATACCGAGTATGTTCGCAATACCCAGGAACTGATCAGGGGAAACCGTGAATCCCTCTATCGAGACCTGGCCGCCATTCCTTCCCTCCGGGTTATTCCCGGTGCCGCAGATTTTCTGTTGGTTCAGCTGAAGGACAAGCTGACAGCCATGACAGCCACGGAGCTGGCAGATCAACTCTTGCAGCAAGCTAAGATTGCCATCCGAGCCTGTGCTAATTATGAAGGCCTGGATGAACAGTACTTCCGGGTGGCGGTGCGTTCACAAGAAGAGAATGACCGCTTAGTTATTGCATTGCGCGAAATTTTGTTGCCAAAAGAGCAAGCATATTCCACGAGGTGCGGTTCCCGCATCAAAAAAACACCTTCCCTGATGCTCCTCGGCACAGGCTCAGATGTGGGTAAAAGCGTACTGGTGGCGGGTATCTGCCGAATTCTTTTGCAAGACGGCGTCCGGGTGGCTCCGTTCAAGGCCCAGAACATGTCGCTGAACTCCTACGTGACCAGAGATGGCGGAGAGATGGGCCGAGCCCAGGTGGTGCAGGCCCAGGCCTGCCGCCTTGATCCTGATGTACGCATGAACCCTGTGCTCCTGAAACCTTCTTCCGATGTAGGGAGTCAGATCATTGTCCACGGCAAACCGGTCGGCAATATGCGGGTGGCCGATTATGTCCGCTATAAGGAACAGGCCTGGCAGGAGGTCTGCCGGACATATAACGAGCTGGCAGCGGATTTCGACTGCATTATTCTCGAAGGCGCAGGCAGTCCTGGCGAGGTCAACCTGAAATCCCATGACATCGTCAATATGCGCATGGCCCAGTACAGCCAGTCTCCGGCCCTGCTGGTGGGTGATATAGATCGGGGCGGTGTCTATGCCTCTTTTATCGGTCATGTAGCCGTGATGGCTCCTTGGGAACGACAATTGCTGGCGGGCTTCCTGGTCAACCGTTTCCGGGGGGATGCCTCTTTGCTGGCAGATGCCCATGATTTTGTTGAGCAACGAACCGGCAAGCCGGTACTCGGGGTGGTTCCCTGGTTGAATAATTTGGGGCTGCCTCAGGAAGACTCGGTGAGCTTTAAGGCGGGTCTTTATGATAGTGCAGAGCCTGCGGGCGAACATGTCGAGATAGCCCTGATTGATCTGCCCCATATCTCCAATTTCACCGATCTGGAGCCTCTACTGGAGGAAAAAGATGTCTGGCTGCGCACGGTGCGGCGAGTCGATGAGCTGGGCGAACCGGATTGCGTGATTCTGCCGGGTTCCAAGAACGTGGTGGGTGATCTGAGCTGGCTGGCGCAAAGCGGCCTGAACAAGGCAATCATTCAACAAGCTGAACAGGGTTGCCAGATTACAGGGATCTGTGGTGGTTTCCAAATCCTCGGCAAGACGGTTACTGACCCGCATGGAATCGAGGGTGAGCCGGGTAGTATGCTGCGTGGACTGGGGCTGCTGGATCTGGTCACGGAGCTGGCTGCGGATAAAACCCTGACCCGCCGCGAGGGAGTGCATCTTCCGTCTGGTCAGCCTGTGCATGGCTATGAAATTCATCACGGACAAAGCAGTAGCGGTGAGAGTTCCGTATCAAAATCGCTGTTGTCCTTTACCGATGGGGCATCCTGCGGCGCCGCAAACCAGAGCGGCCGAATCTGGGGCAGCTATCTGCACGGCATCTTTGAC
- the cobS gene encoding adenosylcobinamide-GDP ribazoletransferase — MRLFTRRGSGNRRRKKTVRFQRKAPEQKRQVEPGTHQPHQPLNRAIITQIGSFVAALRFLSIIPFAGSFGTSEEELARSVSFFPLIGLLFGCIAVPLAWAMHLVLPPAVTAVLTVLLLLSFSGGLHLDGLADTADGFFSARPRERMLEIMRDSATGAMGVIALALLLSLKIACLASMKSQLLIAVFLMPLAGRMAILLLMAMLPYARPEGGLGSLFKGSFYSQQALIRAGAALLVLSGLSWAAAGTQGLLAVFAVLFMSACFAFFCRRKIGGVTGDTLGAACELAEAVVALVFTLNLGGLL; from the coding sequence ATGAGACTCTTTACCAGGCGCGGCTCAGGCAATCGGCGCAGAAAAAAAACAGTACGGTTTCAAAGAAAGGCTCCTGAACAAAAACGGCAGGTCGAGCCGGGAACGCATCAACCTCATCAACCACTGAACAGGGCCATCATTACCCAGATAGGTTCCTTTGTCGCGGCCTTGCGTTTCCTCTCCATCATTCCCTTTGCAGGCAGCTTCGGGACAAGTGAGGAGGAATTGGCCCGATCTGTTTCCTTCTTCCCCTTGATCGGCCTTTTATTCGGCTGCATCGCTGTCCCTCTGGCCTGGGCCATGCATTTGGTGCTTCCTCCAGCAGTGACAGCGGTTCTCACGGTGCTGCTCCTGCTCTCCTTTTCCGGTGGGCTGCACCTGGATGGTCTGGCCGACACAGCAGATGGATTTTTCAGCGCCCGGCCCCGTGAGCGGATGCTGGAGATTATGCGGGATTCAGCCACCGGGGCTATGGGCGTCATTGCCCTGGCCCTACTCCTTTCCCTCAAAATTGCCTGCCTGGCCTCCATGAAAAGCCAGCTTCTTATCGCGGTTTTTCTCATGCCCCTTGCCGGACGCATGGCTATCCTCCTTCTGATGGCCATGCTGCCTTATGCCCGCCCTGAAGGAGGACTGGGCAGCCTGTTCAAAGGTTCTTTTTATTCCCAGCAGGCGCTGATCCGGGCAGGAGCAGCCCTCCTGGTCCTCAGCGGTCTTTCCTGGGCCGCAGCAGGTACCCAGGGCTTGCTCGCTGTCTTTGCCGTATTATTCATGAGCGCTTGCTTTGCCTTCTTTTGTCGCCGAAAAATTGGCGGCGTGACCGGTGACACCTTGGGTGCAGCCTGCGAGCTGGCAGAGGCTGTTGTTGCCCTTGTCTTCACTCTGAACCTGGGTGGCCTCCTATGA